CTCTAGCTATAAGCGCCAAATCTGATGAAGTGCTACCCTcatttttcattcttctttctttagCAATGAGCTTACTTGCAACTTCTTCAAAATTCAGAGTTTCCTTCCCATACATTAAAACAGGTTTGATATACTCAAAGGAAGAAGGGAGAGACAATATGAGCCTCAGTGCCTTATCTTCATCATCAATTTTCACTCTAATTGCCTTTAATTCAGAGACAATACAATTGATAGCACTAAAATGGTCGGAGATTTTCACATTGTGATCCATGCGTAGATTATGGAACTGCTCCTTCAATAACAACCGATTTGAGATGCCCTTTGCCTGATACAACCCTTCGAGTTTATCCCAAAGTTCCTTGGCTGTTTTCATTCCTTGCACATTTGCAAGAACATTCTTAGCCAAACACAGGCGAATAGCACTTGCAGCTCTCAAATCTAGTTCCTCCCATTCTTCATCCTTCATACCAGAGATCTTCTCCTTCAACGCCTTGTGCAAACCTGATTGTATCAACACATCCTTGACTTGTATTTGTCACAagccaaaattgattcttccatcaaatttctctatttcaaaCTTCACAACACTTGAATATCCTGACATTGTTGCAACCGTATACTGGAATAGTATAACTCAACTGTAGACCGTGCACTAGGAAGGGTCCCCAGGAAAGAGAGGTGGGTCACAAtggacacacttaaataccaGGTCTTTCCTTAGCCAGAACCTTTCCAAACTGCACTCTTACAGTGTCACACTGCcttccagcaacaacaacagcaaccaaAGATTAACCTCAAGCTACATgacaaaattcttttctgatgtagaaggtcagactaggctgcaactacagagcatactaagaataaatcccaccgaaccgaagctctgataccacttgttgggaataatacaccattcctcccttgagaaaatacctttcatagagaaataaaatagacacaatcacaacacaagaatttaacgtggaaactccaattacTGGAGAAAAAACTACGGCTGTTGccaaatgacaaccagagaatatcactatgtgaaaattgttacaacacatagacttctttctctctaacaccggcaccccagtacacccacactctcaaagcaaatatttaactacacctcacaacactctctaatcaaaaggtatagaggaaaagaaaagtcagatacaagctttaagtgttttcgactggtgcaaaaaatatgaaaaacttagcctcatatttatagcctaggccacccacttcatttgctatcctaagcaatgtgggactaattcaaccaaattctAACAGTAGTTATGTAGGAAAATGGATTGGAAAACAATAAGATCATTTTCATTCATTCTAAAATTACATGATCAATGTGGAATTTATGgttgagatttgagaagatgTATTGAAGCATGGATGAGAGCAAATTGGAACCAAGGGAAGACAAGAAAATGGATGACtatattttctttgccattgtTGAGcaattttgatattaaaaaaaaaataaaattataaaatatgcTATATTTTAATTAGTGAGCCAAATTTTTTTGGtcagttatttattttataattttaaatattaaattatatattttaaattctaaatttccaaaaaataaagattataaaaaacaatttataataaataGTAATATCGACCATTTAAAAATTGATTCTCTGTATTTTTTACTATAAATTCAtcatttcttttattctttatttatgttaaaattatgaacaaaataaaGTTAAATAAATGTATTTCTGTCTCTCCACTTGCAAATAAACTTttagaaaaactaaaaaaatgaaattttaaagattttagataatttgtaaaaattcaaaattctttttaagaaattataaaatattaattttttgttagttaatattagttagtttttaattctaaaaatctttattttagaaaatttaaaaattaaaatttataatttaaaataaataaaaatttaaaaattgactaatattgacagaaaaattagttttaatatTACTCTTTTTCTAAATATAGTGAATAAATCGTATTATTACAAAATTTGCTATTCCCTTAAATAACGGGTGTATACTataatgtttatatatatttacCTAACTtactaaaaaaagataaaaattaatatttaaattaaaaaatataaaaataaacaattttttaatatttaaaacttaTTACAAAAAGTAACTTCGACAATTTCGACACCAAAATTAAAGGCACGGGAGAAGTAGCCTAAATAACGTTTGTAAAGTGTAGAGCGGCGTAGAGTCACGCGGCAGGGAAGCGCGTGAAACAGAGTGAGTTTCATTAGCGAATAGGCGAAGGAAATGAAGCTTTTCTCGTCTACTACTCCTTCCTTTCTTCTctcaactctctctctctctctctctctctaaaatcCCCGtctatttctctctctctctgttcGCAAGATTTTAGGTACGTTTCCGATTCCCAATTTTCTCTCTTCCTGTTCGATTTTCTTCCCTGTAAGTGCTTTTCTTTCACTGTTAATTGCTTTTCAAGAAGCTTCTTCAGTTCTTATTATAGTTATTGTTCACATTCACTGGGTTCTGGCACTCAAGTTTGGGTTCAATTTGTGCTATTTTGTTGGTCTTTAATCTCTTACGTCGCGTTTCTCTTTGCTTAATTGCATATTCCAATGCGTGTTGTTCCCCAATTGGAGCTCCGCCGAGCTGCAATTAGGGTTCTTGTATTGTCGCTGTCATTTGTTTGCCAATTCCAATTCATTTGGAATGAGCTTGTCGTAATTGTTGACTGGTTATTAACGAATCCAGGAGTCTTTGTTTTTGGAACATTCTAAATGCAACCACTTGAATTGCAAGCTGGACTTTTATCATTTGTTTCGGATTTTACTTTCTTTTGTTTGCTTTTGTCGTTTGGGCAATGAATTTTAGGGAATTTGAAAGAAAGCTTGTTTGTTTTACTTCTTGAGTGATTCTATGGTAAAGTGGGATTCGCGGGTTTCTGTTGCACCATGTTTACTTGTTTTTGTTTGTGTCTGCATTATTCATAAGCCACTGCAGGGGTTTTGGAATGTGTATCTGCAATAATCTCTGTGAATTGAGCAGAAAGGACTTCTATTGATTGTATTTGTATCTTAGATTCTTTAGTTGTTGTTGGTTGTATATGTCAATCAttctttgtaattttttgtgcctatatgtatatattgacATGGAAATTTGAGTAATTTTGGTGAAGAATGGTTTTTTACTCATGTTGCTGTTGTATTGCTTAGTCTCTTGAAGAATTCAAGGTGTCAATAGCAAAGAAGGAGAACTAATTTCTTTGGATGGGTAATAAACTTGGGAGGAGGAGGCAAGTGGTAGATGAAAAATTCACAAGGCCACAAGGGCTGTATAATCATAAAGATGTTGATCATAAAAAGCTGAGGAAGCTTATACTCGAATCGAAGCTTGCTCCTTGCTATCCTGGAGATGAAGAAACTGCATTGGATCGGGAAGAATGCCCAATTTGCTTTCTGGTCTGCTTTCTAACATACTTTACACATTATTGGTTTCTTTGTGTATTATTTGACGTATATAATGAACAAATTAATCAATTCATCATGCACAATTAAACTATAATTATGGCATTGGGATCACGTATATtgggtttaatttatttttattgaccTTCGAACCAAACGACCGAGGATGTAGCATGTCAGTTTTAGATATATATCACAAATTACTTGATCCAAAGATaagggaaaaaaaatatatgagcTGTTTGTATTAAAGTCTTGAAAATTTAATCTTTGATTATGTCTCTTTCCGATTATCCAATTTGATGTTTCCccctttttcttcttaattTAGTATTATCCAAGTCTAAACAGATCAAGATGTTGCACAAAAAGTATTTGTACAGGTATTATTTGGTTATTTATTTGTCTCTGGTTGTATGTTCTGTGATTACATTTATATGTAACCTGATTACTTTCCTTCTAGCAGAGTGCTTTTTGCAGATGAAAGTTCCGAATTCAACTCGGCCTACCCAGTATCCTTCACTACTAGTTTTTTCGTTTAACAATATGAATACATAACTCATTATTGTCTATACGACAGCTTCCTTCTCTTGTTGCTTTAGTATTAGAACTATTGCTTGCCTTAACAACACAAGATGTCCCTTTTGCAAAACAGCAAATTATGCTGTGGAGTATCGTGGCGTTaaatcaaaagaagaaaaggggttGGAGCAGATTGTAAGTTATATCTACCATGAATATTGTCTAAGAATGCCATTTTTGGAAACTTTTCACATTGAATCAAGTTATACGCCCTCATTATTTTTCAGGAAGAGCAACGCGTTATAGAAGCCAAAATTAGGATGCGACAGCAAGAACTTCAGGATGAAGAGGAAAGATTGCATAAAAGACTAGAAACAGGATCTGCCAATGTGAATGTGGCAGTTGCAGATGTTGAATACAGCACAAATGCAGGTAGCTATTTGAGGAAGTTCTTCATTTTGTCTGTATGTCTCTATTTGACTGATCATGCTAATAGAAATTATTCTTGTTCTCCCTTTCCAAATTGTGTAGCAGCTGCATCTTCAGTTTCTGTTGTTGAACATGAGGAAATTGTTTCATCTCAAGACTCATGTGCCACCTCTATGTTTAGACCACCGCCTCCAACTGTGAGGACCAATAGGTAAACCAATTTCCCAAATTTGCATGATATGTTCGATGTTTCTATGTCCCATATTTTCTCACATATGGTATTAAATACCTAAAAATCAATGAGGGAATGAAAATCAGTTGACATGTCTGATTTCTTGAAAATGGTTTGAGGATTCTTCTTGGTGTTAGATTTTCCTATGAGCATTATATCAAGTATTGAgtccaatattaaaaataaaaaaaaggaaaaacacatTATCCTTCCCGAACTAGTCCGAATAGGTGATTGAGCCTACCATGTCTATGATGGGTTGGATTCATAAACCATTAAGGTTATCTTGTGACCTATTCTCAACCCACTATGATCGCAACATTACCAAGTGCTATTATATAGATTGCATTTGTCTGTGTCTAAGCTTTGGATTCAAATCATAAATTAATGAAACACTTGGTGTAGGTTCGGTGTATAAAATTAGTATTGTAATAACCATTATTGGCCTCACTTGTGTCAAAAAGTATCAACCACTAAGTGTTATTATGTATTGATTGGGTTGATATTTTTACTATCCATAAAATTTTCTGATAATGGTTGTGTTTTTATTTGGATTGGGAATGAAACAAACATTTCTAATATTGATTGGGTTGATATTTTTACTACTTATGAGGTTTGTATCCTCACGTTCTAATTTTGCATTGAATACCTACCTGTATGATGTATAATAGGCAGAGCCCCATCTCTATATATTTGGTCATTTTCGCTGATGCCTTGTTGTCAACAAGTATTAAATACTTGTATCTTGTTCACATGGGTccttttttatgttttaaaattaCTTTGCGGACTCACCTAATTTTCTTTTCGCCGAATGCTGTAAACTGCAGAGatgatgaatttgatgttgatcTTGAAGACATAATGGTCATGGAAGCAATCTGGCTTTCTATTCAGGTGAAATTTTTGTTTGAATATGCTTACCTTCAATTTTGATTGAGTGTATTAAAATTCAAGATAACCGCTTCCCTGTTATAAAAATGGATGTCAACAACTTTGTTTAATAAATCTTCTAACCGCACAGTTTATTTTTCTGGTGTCATGTTGtcaatcaattttgaaaatttcCACTTGCCAGTTATTTTGCTTATGGAAAATGATGAAAATAAGTAAGGAAGTTCTTCCAAAGGAGTGCAATATCCTCTGTTTTGCATCATATTCTTTATGTTATGCTTAAAGTGATTTTAGTGTGAAAGAAAGATGTGAATATTCAGAATTGATCTTTGTCTCTAGCTTGCATGTATTCCTTTAAATGTTAATCCTTAAATTACTGCAGAAAGGATTCcttcatatttatttattttttttattatttaatccatgccTTTTATTGGTTACCATCCTTCACTTTTCACATAAAAAACTTATGGCAAGGTTGTCAAGATCAAGATCCTCTTTAGGATCAGGTAGTGA
The Arachis stenosperma cultivar V10309 chromosome 7, arast.V10309.gnm1.PFL2, whole genome shotgun sequence genome window above contains:
- the LOC130941277 gene encoding E3 ubiquitin-protein ligase DA2L-like isoform X2, which encodes MGNKLGRRRQVVDEKFTRPQGLYNHKDVDHKKLRKLILESKLAPCYPGDEETALDREECPICFLYYPSLNRSRCCTKSICTECFLQMKVPNSTRPTQCPFCKTANYAVEYRGVKSKEEKGLEQIEEQRVIEAKIRMRQQELQDEEERLHKRLETGSANVNVAVADVEYSTNAAASSVSVVEHEEIVSSQDSCATSMFRPPPPTVRTNRDDEFDVDLEDIMVMEAIWLSIQEKGKQRNLSFPDVTSGQYVADPHYALPVMDLQTGSSSSPSGGLACAIAALAERQQVTGDSSTISTSENTSFNTQGSRRYYNRIGRDMVSYTPTDNLNEVPTNDTVMTRGHGEWDIVHGQVAAQTSTSYASSAAAEDGDEISLPQSGDIDGGLQSTTNPIVPESFEEQMMLAMAVSLAEAQAMSSGHGASWQ
- the LOC130941277 gene encoding E3 ubiquitin-protein ligase DA2L-like isoform X1; the encoded protein is MGNKLGRRRQVVDEKFTRPQGLYNHKDVDHKKLRKLILESKLAPCYPGDEETALDREECPICFLYYPSLNRSRCCTKSICTECFLQMKVPNSTRPTQCPFCKTANYAVEYRGVKSKEEKGLEQIEEQRVIEAKIRMRQQELQDEEERLHKRLETGSANVNVAVADVEYSTNAAAASSVSVVEHEEIVSSQDSCATSMFRPPPPTVRTNRDDEFDVDLEDIMVMEAIWLSIQEKGKQRNLSFPDVTSGQYVADPHYALPVMDLQTGSSSSPSGGLACAIAALAERQQVTGDSSTISTSENTSFNTQGSRRYYNRIGRDMVSYTPTDNLNEVPTNDTVMTRGHGEWDIVHGQVAAQTSTSYASSAAAEDGDEISLPQSGDIDGGLQSTTNPIVPESFEEQMMLAMAVSLAEAQAMSSGHGASWQ